From one Vicingaceae bacterium genomic stretch:
- a CDS encoding arylformamidase has protein sequence MKLYFNIGDQNYMIDTNEPLDISLPLTFDRKNVTAWGMPPPEAKPIVAGKFVGSVEKGAPVNFFTYTLAPHAHGTHTECVGHITEEMQSIQNVLKHQFYIAKLITVDPENIKEDKVLTAQSLKMALEETPQFVEALIIRTLPNGEEKKYFQYSGKNPVYIHHDAMELISDMTNILHLLVDMPSVDREEDQGKLLAHKIFWLKYPHLTLKRTITELIYVDNKIVDGIYLLHLGISPGELDAVSSRPVIYSINPL, from the coding sequence ATGAAACTCTATTTTAACATTGGAGATCAAAATTATATGATAGATACAAATGAACCATTGGATATATCTCTGCCATTGACTTTTGACAGAAAAAATGTTACGGCATGGGGAATGCCGCCTCCGGAAGCAAAACCCATAGTTGCAGGAAAATTTGTTGGAAGCGTTGAAAAAGGGGCGCCTGTAAACTTTTTCACATATACTCTTGCCCCACATGCACATGGTACGCATACAGAATGTGTCGGACACATTACAGAGGAGATGCAAAGCATTCAAAATGTGCTAAAACATCAATTTTATATTGCAAAGCTTATTACGGTTGATCCTGAAAATATAAAAGAGGATAAAGTATTGACAGCTCAAAGCTTAAAGATGGCATTAGAGGAAACCCCTCAATTTGTAGAGGCATTGATAATACGAACCTTACCTAATGGCGAAGAAAAAAAATATTTTCAATACAGTGGAAAAAATCCCGTGTATATTCATCATGATGCCATGGAATTAATTTCAGATATGACTAATATTTTGCATCTTTTGGTGGATATGCCATCGGTAGACAGGGAAGAGGATCAAGGAAAACTATTGGCACATAAAATTTTTTGGTTGAAATACCCTCATTTGACATTAAAACGTACCATCACCGAGTTGATATATGTTGACAATAAGATTGTTGACGGTATTTATTTGCTTCATCTTGGGATTTCTCCCGGCGAATTGGATGCTGTTTCGTCAAGACCGGTAATTTATTCGATAAACCCATTGTAA
- a CDS encoding coproporphyrinogen III oxidase: MIKAMQMEIDQRNEIPRQSVLNTIYFGGGTPSLLTSEQTELLLDTLRLKYIIAGDTEITLEVNPEHVSKTRALEWKQLGINRISLGVQSLDNDTLRKMNRMHDASQAIDAIETLFAVGFENVSVDIIFGMTGKDKYLSSLKYLLSLPIKHFSAYQLTIEPQTYFGYLQKKNKLKNIADDADLVDMFYLTRELALKNGFEHYEISNYARGQNFRSRHNLSYWQRETYTGIGPSAHSYFNGHRRWNIANNPLYIRRINEGQQYFSIEELSNNQVKNEVILTSLRLKDGINLQFFDEADKQKILKNSENYLKDEYLKLEQNFLKLTEKGLIWTDRITQDLFFV; encoded by the coding sequence ATGATCAAAGCCATGCAAATGGAGATTGATCAGAGAAATGAAATACCCCGTCAATCTGTTTTGAATACGATTTATTTCGGGGGAGGCACTCCTTCATTGCTCACATCCGAACAAACAGAATTGTTGTTAGATACACTTCGTTTAAAGTATATCATAGCCGGTGACACTGAAATAACCCTTGAAGTTAATCCCGAACATGTATCCAAAACCAGGGCACTTGAATGGAAACAATTGGGAATTAACAGGATTAGTTTAGGCGTACAAAGTTTAGACAATGATACTTTAAGAAAAATGAATCGCATGCATGATGCGTCACAGGCCATTGATGCTATAGAGACATTGTTTGCAGTGGGTTTTGAGAATGTAAGCGTGGACATAATTTTTGGAATGACAGGAAAAGATAAATACTTATCTTCATTGAAATATCTATTGTCCTTGCCGATAAAACATTTCTCTGCCTATCAATTAACCATTGAGCCACAGACGTATTTTGGTTATTTGCAAAAAAAAAATAAACTTAAAAATATCGCAGATGATGCAGATCTGGTTGACATGTTTTATTTAACCCGGGAATTGGCCTTAAAAAATGGTTTTGAACATTATGAAATTTCCAATTATGCAAGAGGGCAAAATTTTCGTTCGCGACATAATTTATCCTATTGGCAAAGGGAAACATATACAGGTATAGGTCCATCCGCACATTCTTATTTCAATGGACACCGAAGGTGGAATATTGCGAATAATCCATTGTATATCAGAAGAATAAATGAAGGTCAACAATATTTTTCTATAGAAGAGCTAAGCAATAATCAAGTGAAAAATGAAGTTATTTTAACATCATTGCGTTTGAAAGATGGAATAAACCTTCAATTTTTTGATGAAGCAGACAAACAAAAAATTTTAAAAAACAGTGAAAATTATCTCAAAGACGAGTATTTGAAATTGGAACAAAATTTTTTGAAACTAACAGAAAAAGGGTTAATTTGGACAGATAGAATTACACAAGATTTGTTTTTTGTATGA
- the ftsW gene encoding cell division protein FtsW, with the protein MSNFLSKYIGGDRSIWVIALLLGIISLLVVYSSIVTLAYKYQSGNTLYYLIKHGFILFIGFIFIYLAHKVDHKNYYRFAKPIYILSILLLIYTLFNGANINEASRWIYIPIINQTFQTSDLGKLALYIFTARTLAKYNHKVNEQKFFYLNLLLPVLLTCGLILPSNFSTAALVFFNSLVLMKIGGVRWKYILTVIGSGIIAFALFITIVWNFAENKGRIGTWKKRIETFIEGGDKDSNYQVEQAKIAIARGGWMGQLPGNSIQRNFLPHPYSDFIFAILLEEYGFFFGLLVMGLYIILLVRGLRIAMRAPTPFGSYLAFILSFSIVLQAFVNIGVTVNIFPVTGQPLPLVSMGGTSIWFTCLTLGILLSIANQNQESTINTKTEVAYA; encoded by the coding sequence ATGTCGAACTTTTTGTCAAAATATATCGGAGGAGATAGAAGTATCTGGGTCATTGCCCTATTGCTGGGCATCATCTCATTACTGGTTGTGTATAGTTCGATAGTCACGCTGGCTTACAAATATCAAAGCGGCAACACATTGTATTACCTGATAAAGCATGGTTTCATACTATTTATTGGATTTATTTTTATTTATCTTGCTCACAAAGTTGACCATAAAAACTACTATCGTTTTGCCAAACCAATTTACATTCTTTCCATCCTCCTGCTTATCTATACACTTTTTAATGGAGCCAACATTAATGAAGCTTCAAGATGGATTTATATCCCAATTATTAATCAAACATTTCAAACCTCCGATTTAGGGAAATTGGCTTTGTATATATTTACGGCAAGAACATTAGCAAAATACAACCACAAAGTAAACGAACAAAAATTTTTCTATCTAAATCTTTTACTTCCTGTATTACTTACTTGCGGTCTTATCTTACCTTCAAACTTTTCCACCGCAGCACTTGTATTTTTTAATTCACTTGTTTTGATGAAGATAGGAGGTGTCAGATGGAAATATATTTTGACGGTAATAGGCTCCGGCATAATTGCCTTTGCCCTATTTATTACAATCGTATGGAATTTTGCAGAAAACAAAGGTCGTATTGGAACATGGAAAAAACGTATAGAAACTTTTATCGAAGGAGGAGATAAAGATTCGAATTACCAAGTAGAACAGGCAAAAATTGCTATTGCAAGAGGCGGCTGGATGGGCCAATTACCGGGCAACAGCATTCAAAGAAACTTTCTTCCACATCCCTATTCTGATTTCATTTTTGCCATTCTTTTGGAAGAGTATGGATTTTTCTTTGGCCTGCTTGTCATGGGTTTATATATTATCTTACTGGTAAGAGGTTTGAGAATAGCCATGCGGGCACCTACTCCATTTGGCAGTTATCTGGCTTTTATCTTATCTTTCAGCATAGTATTGCAAGCTTTTGTGAACATAGGTGTCACGGTTAATATTTTTCCGGTTACCGGACAACCCTTACCACTTGTCAGCATGGGAGGAACCTCCATATGGTTTACGTGCCTTACGCTGGGAATTTTGTTGAGTATTGCCAATCAAAATCAAGAAAGCACTATAAACACAAAAACGGAGGTTGCATATGCCTAA
- the murC gene encoding UDP-N-acetylmuramate--L-alanine ligase, protein MKPINTYHNYFFIGIGGIGMSALAQYFLNRGKNVAGYDQTMTSITERLINIGASFINTDNPDLIPFIFKENKEDTLVIYTPAIKKEENRLLQFFSEKNYEIIKRAEALSQIVNSFKLLAVAGTHGKTTTTSLLGHIFQEAGKHPLVFSGGWMKNYDSNFIDQTNPQFAICEADEYDRSFLLLQPHDSIITSVDADHLDIYGNQGMLKDSFIEFAGHTSNDGYILIHENFSELFKPLKNKKILSYGISEKATIKISNVRIDNGITNFVISLPDNTTIDIHTLLHGQHNRENITAAAALAYFHNIPPETISGAVSSFKGVKRRFEYIIKTEDFIWIDDYAHHPKEINALINTVKELYPGKTITAIFQPHLYSRTRDFLNEFAQELDKADIPVILPVYPAREKPSAGLTSEHLIKIMKNPNARLMTPEKLLVNFDKIKSDIVLTIGAGNIDLLIPEILKRYEN, encoded by the coding sequence ATGAAACCGATAAACACATATCATAATTATTTCTTTATAGGCATTGGTGGAATCGGTATGAGTGCCCTTGCCCAATACTTTTTAAACCGTGGCAAGAACGTAGCAGGATATGACCAAACCATGACTTCTATCACCGAGAGGCTGATAAATATAGGTGCATCTTTTATCAATACCGATAATCCTGACTTAATTCCTTTTATTTTTAAAGAAAACAAAGAAGACACTTTGGTCATCTACACACCGGCCATTAAAAAAGAAGAAAATCGTTTGTTACAATTTTTTTCCGAAAAAAATTATGAAATTATTAAACGAGCCGAAGCATTGAGCCAAATCGTCAATTCATTTAAATTGTTGGCAGTGGCCGGCACGCATGGAAAAACAACCACTACCTCCTTATTAGGACATATTTTTCAAGAAGCCGGCAAGCATCCATTGGTTTTTTCAGGAGGATGGATGAAAAATTACGATTCCAATTTTATTGACCAAACGAATCCTCAGTTTGCCATTTGCGAAGCTGACGAATATGACCGTTCGTTTCTTTTGTTACAACCCCATGACTCTATAATCACCTCGGTAGATGCCGATCATCTGGATATTTATGGAAATCAAGGAATGTTGAAAGATTCATTTATTGAATTTGCCGGACATACCTCAAATGATGGATATATACTCATTCATGAAAATTTTTCGGAACTGTTTAAACCACTTAAAAACAAAAAAATTCTATCGTATGGAATTTCAGAAAAAGCCACTATCAAAATTAGTAATGTTCGTATAGACAACGGCATCACAAATTTTGTCATCAGCTTGCCGGACAATACCACTATAGACATACACACTTTATTGCATGGGCAGCATAACAGAGAAAATATTACTGCTGCCGCAGCCCTTGCATATTTTCATAATATTCCTCCGGAAACCATTTCAGGAGCAGTATCGTCATTCAAAGGTGTTAAACGAAGATTTGAATACATCATTAAAACGGAGGATTTTATTTGGATTGACGATTATGCCCATCATCCCAAAGAAATCAATGCTTTGATAAACACCGTAAAAGAATTATATCCCGGGAAGACCATAACAGCCATTTTTCAACCACACTTATATTCCAGGACAAGAGATTTCCTAAACGAATTCGCACAAGAATTGGATAAGGCAGACATACCTGTGATACTTCCGGTTTATCCTGCCCGAGAAAAACCTTCGGCAGGACTAACCTCCGAACACTTGATAAAAATCATGAAAAATCCAAATGCACGATTAATGACTCCGGAAAAATTGTTAGTGAATTTTGACAAAATAAAAAGCGATATAGTTTTAACAATAGGTGCAGGAAATATTGACCTACTCATTCCTGAAATTTTAAAAAGATATGAAAATTGA
- the hisF2 gene encoding putative imidazole glycerol phosphate synthase subunit hisF2: MFIPRIIPILLMKNGGLVKTVKFSNSVYVGDPMNAVKIFNEMESDELIFLDILATVEKRKPNPQLIRKISEEAYMPFAFGGGISSFDDVKEVLKNGAEKVVFGAALFENPDVIRATAEHFGNQSVIVCIDVKKNWLGKKTVRIRNARQKVDMSVIEAARMAENLGAGEIMIQSVDLDGTMKGYDLELIRQVSENVKIPVIAAGGCGNLQDCHKAIEAGASAAAAGSIFVYHGPRRGVLINYPTRKEIQEIFSRK, encoded by the coding sequence ATGTTTATACCAAGAATAATTCCCATTTTGTTGATGAAAAACGGCGGCCTTGTAAAGACGGTAAAATTCTCAAATTCTGTTTACGTAGGTGATCCAATGAATGCCGTAAAGATTTTCAATGAAATGGAGAGTGACGAATTGATATTTCTGGATATCTTGGCAACAGTCGAAAAGCGTAAACCAAATCCACAATTGATTAGAAAAATTTCAGAAGAGGCATATATGCCATTTGCATTTGGAGGAGGGATATCGTCTTTTGATGATGTAAAAGAAGTGTTAAAAAACGGTGCCGAGAAAGTTGTGTTTGGAGCGGCCCTGTTTGAAAATCCTGACGTGATTCGTGCAACAGCCGAACATTTTGGGAATCAAAGTGTAATTGTGTGTATAGATGTAAAAAAAAATTGGCTGGGTAAAAAAACGGTCAGGATAAGAAATGCAAGACAAAAGGTTGACATGAGCGTGATAGAAGCTGCCCGTATGGCTGAAAATTTGGGCGCCGGAGAAATTATGATTCAATCAGTTGACTTGGATGGAACGATGAAAGGCTATGATTTGGAATTGATCAGGCAAGTGAGCGAAAATGTCAAAATACCTGTAATCGCCGCAGGGGGATGCGGTAATTTGCAAGATTGCCATAAAGCCATAGAAGCCGGAGCATCTGCAGCTGCAGCAGGAAGTATCTTTGTGTATCACGGTCCCCGCAGAGGGGTGTTGATCAATTACCCTACACGTAAAGAAATTCAAGAGATTTTCAGTAGAAAGTGA
- the ftsA gene encoding cell division protein FtsA, whose protein sequence is MENKEKQPVNVDPGKVVVGLDIGTTKIVCIAGYMNENGKLEILGMGQSRSIGVHRGMVNNIQQTMESIKTAVSLAEKECGIEIKDVHVGIACQHIQTSTNRASKILDPNKDFITEEDVKSFIDDMYKLNVEEGWRIINVIPQEYSVDTLQNIENPVGYRGSRLEAEFHIVQAHVSAIHNIVKSVELAGLNVVALDLEPLASSESVLSEDEKEAGVVLVDIGGGTTDVAIFYKGILRHTAVIPFGGNIITSDIHQELNILERDAENLKIKFGSAIYTKEMEDYTISIAGIRGRQPKQIQFSTLSAIIRARLEEIFDFVQYEIEISRYKERLGAGAVLTGGGSLMKNIKHLFELNTGLAVRLGLPNEYLTMNAPEVLNSPIYATSVGLVLRGLQKLEKTKKIEDTNTEHHADIKNEKIQIPKQDVVISADQDITESENDFSEKDDTQNNNENENQTGEVKNLNEETTKTQKSFIQRFLDLLMD, encoded by the coding sequence ATGGAAAACAAAGAAAAACAACCTGTGAATGTTGACCCCGGAAAAGTTGTCGTGGGGTTGGACATTGGAACAACTAAAATTGTATGCATTGCCGGATATATGAACGAAAACGGCAAACTCGAAATCCTTGGCATGGGACAGTCCCGTTCCATTGGCGTTCACAGAGGCATGGTAAATAACATACAACAAACCATGGAGTCGATTAAAACAGCCGTAAGCCTCGCCGAAAAAGAATGTGGTATAGAAATAAAAGATGTGCACGTTGGCATTGCTTGTCAACATATTCAAACTTCGACCAATCGTGCTTCGAAAATTCTTGACCCAAACAAAGATTTTATCACGGAAGAAGACGTGAAAAGTTTTATTGACGACATGTATAAATTGAATGTTGAAGAAGGATGGAGAATAATCAACGTCATACCACAAGAATACTCGGTAGATACATTACAAAACATCGAAAACCCCGTGGGTTACAGAGGTTCGAGATTGGAAGCCGAATTTCATATCGTTCAAGCGCACGTCTCTGCCATTCATAACATTGTAAAATCTGTTGAATTGGCAGGATTGAATGTAGTGGCTTTGGATCTTGAGCCATTGGCTTCATCTGAATCGGTTTTGTCTGAAGATGAAAAAGAAGCAGGAGTTGTCTTGGTTGATATTGGAGGAGGCACAACAGATGTGGCTATTTTCTATAAAGGTATATTAAGACATACAGCCGTAATTCCATTTGGAGGAAATATCATTACATCTGACATACATCAAGAATTAAATATTTTGGAAAGAGATGCAGAAAATCTAAAAATAAAATTTGGAAGTGCCATTTACACAAAAGAAATGGAAGATTACACAATATCCATAGCCGGCATTCGAGGTCGTCAACCCAAACAAATACAGTTTTCCACCTTATCTGCAATTATCCGGGCAAGATTAGAAGAGATTTTTGATTTTGTTCAATACGAAATTGAGATCAGCCGCTATAAAGAAAGGTTAGGTGCCGGCGCTGTGTTGACGGGCGGCGGTTCTTTAATGAAAAATATCAAACATCTTTTTGAACTAAACACCGGTCTTGCTGTTCGTTTGGGACTACCAAACGAATATTTGACCATGAATGCACCGGAAGTTCTGAACAGTCCCATTTATGCCACTTCTGTCGGTTTGGTGTTGCGTGGTTTACAAAAACTTGAAAAAACAAAAAAAATAGAAGACACAAACACAGAACATCATGCAGACATTAAAAATGAGAAAATCCAAATACCCAAACAAGATGTAGTAATATCAGCCGATCAAGATATTACGGAAAGTGAAAACGACTTCTCGGAAAAAGACGACACTCAAAACAATAATGAAAACGAAAATCAAACCGGTGAGGTAAAGAACCTCAACGAAGAAACAACAAAAACTCAAAAAAGTTTTATTCAAAGATTTTTAGATCTTTTGATGGATTAA
- a CDS encoding AsnC family transcriptional regulator, which yields MYKLDHIDKKILEILQANGKITNAKLAEMINLSPAPTLERVKKLEKAGMIKGYYAKIDERKLGYGIVAYMLVSVIRQEDRDEKSFYNRIKNLHEIVECHQITGPADYLIKLYLKDMDEFDMFVREKLTNMECVLQTQTMIVIKTYKENQPIILTDDSKTLDGVNSLKYD from the coding sequence ATGTATAAACTTGACCACATAGACAAAAAAATATTGGAAATTTTACAGGCAAATGGAAAAATAACCAATGCGAAATTGGCTGAAATGATAAACCTTTCGCCTGCGCCCACTTTAGAAAGAGTGAAAAAACTTGAAAAAGCAGGCATGATAAAAGGTTATTACGCAAAAATTGATGAGAGAAAATTAGGATACGGAATTGTTGCATATATGCTGGTTTCTGTCATCAGACAAGAAGATAGGGATGAAAAATCTTTTTACAATCGCATAAAGAATCTTCATGAAATAGTGGAATGTCATCAAATTACCGGACCGGCAGATTATTTAATTAAGTTATACTTAAAGGATATGGATGAATTTGACATGTTTGTGAGGGAAAAATTGACCAATATGGAATGTGTGCTTCAAACACAAACGATGATAGTCATCAAAACCTATAAAGAAAATCAACCTATCATTTTAACAGATGATTCGAAAACGCTTGATGGGGTTAATTCTTTGAAATATGACTAA
- the murG gene encoding UDP-N-acetylglucosamine--N-acetylmuramyl-(pentapeptide) pyrophosphoryl-undecaprenol N-acetylglucosamine transferase, with translation MPKNFIISGGGTGGHVYPAIAIAQSIKQHDPGHKILFIGSIGRMEMEKVPAYGFEIIGLPIQGLQRKKVWKNIVTLQKMILSIIKTKKIFKNFKPDAVIGVGGYASWAAMQVASMTNIPYFIQEQNSYPGLVNKKMAKKAQAIFVAYPGMEKYFPEQKIVFTGNPVRKDLKNNSLTPESAKKYWSLDEKKSTVLFLGGSLGAKTINESAVKAISTIDGEKVQFICQTGKHYLEEMQSRLKNKTNVVIKDFIREMDYAYAAADIVVSRSGALSISEIAYLQKPAILIPSPNVAEDHQTKNAMALVSKNAAIMLKDSEAVDKITDTLNRLIQDQNLRHQLQENIKTFAKNNAAEEIVDYIMKSIEL, from the coding sequence ATGCCTAAAAACTTCATCATAAGCGGCGGCGGAACAGGCGGGCATGTATATCCTGCCATAGCCATTGCTCAATCCATCAAACAACACGACCCCGGGCATAAGATTTTGTTTATCGGTTCTATTGGAAGAATGGAAATGGAAAAAGTACCTGCGTATGGTTTTGAAATTATAGGTTTGCCAATACAAGGACTGCAACGAAAAAAAGTATGGAAAAATATCGTCACACTACAAAAAATGATTCTTAGCATCATTAAAACCAAAAAGATATTCAAGAATTTTAAACCTGATGCCGTGATAGGAGTTGGAGGATATGCGAGCTGGGCTGCCATGCAAGTGGCTTCAATGACCAATATCCCTTACTTTATACAAGAACAAAATTCATATCCCGGTTTGGTCAATAAAAAAATGGCCAAAAAAGCTCAAGCAATTTTCGTGGCATATCCGGGCATGGAAAAATATTTCCCTGAACAAAAAATTGTTTTCACCGGCAATCCCGTTAGAAAAGATCTTAAAAACAATTCATTGACGCCTGAGAGTGCCAAAAAATATTGGTCACTGGATGAAAAAAAATCCACTGTTTTATTTTTAGGTGGCAGTTTGGGAGCCAAAACCATCAATGAATCTGCAGTTAAGGCAATCTCCACCATCGATGGAGAAAAGGTTCAATTTATTTGTCAAACAGGAAAACACTATCTGGAAGAAATGCAATCACGCCTGAAAAATAAAACCAACGTTGTAATAAAAGACTTTATCCGTGAAATGGATTACGCTTATGCCGCAGCAGATATTGTAGTGTCCAGGTCAGGAGCTTTAAGTATTTCGGAAATTGCTTATTTGCAGAAACCTGCAATCCTTATTCCCTCTCCCAATGTCGCCGAAGACCATCAAACCAAAAATGCCATGGCTCTGGTATCAAAAAATGCTGCAATTATGCTAAAAGATAGTGAGGCTGTAGACAAAATAACCGACACTCTCAACCGATTAATACAAGACCAAAACTTAAGACATCAATTGCAGGAAAACATAAAAACATTTGCAAAAAATAATGCAGCCGAAGAAATTGTTGACTATATTATGAAATCAATCGAATTATGA
- a CDS encoding cell division protein FtsQ has protein sequence MKIERKKYIVAVLRLLILSISLGFYIYVYLQYHKTVIRQKFIHIDYSNNHHFIDKEIVDQLLFPKGEMPKDIAEIDPAKLEKYLESYPHIKNAEVYLGVDGTLYADIYQINPIAKIYNQKNEMFYLNDDGSFAPKSEKYTARVLVVNGNVIIDSQTPFNILKQASHDSSKQYTQWKEIYDLAHFIYSKPFWNKQIQQIHVNKDFEYELMGSIGNHTIVLGKPYPLSGKFTKLMIFYQKALPVVGWSKYQEINLKYNNQIICK, from the coding sequence ATGAAAATTGAAAGAAAAAAATATATTGTAGCCGTATTAAGATTATTGATTCTTTCAATATCCCTGGGATTTTATATTTATGTGTATTTACAATATCACAAAACCGTCATCAGGCAAAAATTCATACATATTGATTATTCCAACAATCATCATTTTATTGATAAAGAAATTGTCGATCAACTGCTCTTTCCAAAAGGCGAGATGCCCAAAGATATAGCAGAAATCGATCCGGCAAAACTTGAAAAATATCTTGAATCTTATCCACACATCAAAAATGCCGAAGTATATTTAGGAGTAGACGGAACTCTATATGCCGACATTTATCAAATAAATCCTATCGCCAAAATTTATAACCAAAAAAACGAAATGTTTTACTTAAACGATGACGGCAGTTTCGCACCCAAGTCAGAAAAATATACGGCAAGAGTACTTGTTGTAAATGGTAATGTAATCATAGACAGCCAAACTCCATTTAACATATTGAAACAAGCATCACACGACAGCTCAAAGCAATATACACAATGGAAAGAAATTTATGATTTGGCACATTTTATCTATTCAAAACCTTTTTGGAATAAACAAATTCAACAAATACATGTTAATAAAGATTTTGAATATGAGTTGATGGGAAGCATTGGAAATCATACAATTGTATTGGGAAAACCATACCCGTTAAGCGGGAAGTTTACGAAACTGATGATTTTTTACCAAAAAGCCCTACCGGTAGTGGGCTGGAGCAAATACCAAGAAATAAATTTAAAATATAATAATCAAATAATTTGCAAATAA
- the hisH2 gene encoding imidazole glycerol phosphate synthase subunit HisH 2 has product MIMKICIIDYGMGNLHSVNKAFRRLQMEVTVSSDPKDIERADKLVLPGVGHFSRGMDNLNKLGLIGVLNYQVIERKKPVLGICLGMQLMTQYSEEGACRGLAWVPALTKRFPDVGIRIPHIGWNNIEPASSHPLLHNILPTMRFYFVHSYYVICDDPTWVGATTKYGIEFHSVVVNDNIMGVQFHPEKSHGDGLHLLENFLKL; this is encoded by the coding sequence ATGATTATGAAAATATGTATTATTGATTATGGCATGGGGAATTTGCATTCTGTTAACAAGGCCTTTAGACGTTTACAAATGGAAGTAACGGTATCGTCAGACCCAAAAGATATAGAGCGTGCCGATAAACTGGTTTTACCCGGCGTAGGGCATTTTTCCAGAGGAATGGACAATTTAAACAAATTGGGTTTAATCGGTGTTTTAAATTATCAAGTGATTGAAAGAAAGAAACCTGTATTGGGCATTTGTTTAGGAATGCAATTGATGACACAATACAGCGAAGAAGGAGCATGTAGGGGATTGGCCTGGGTGCCGGCCTTAACCAAAAGATTTCCTGACGTAGGTATAAGAATTCCTCATATAGGATGGAATAATATAGAACCCGCATCAAGTCATCCTTTGTTGCATAACATTTTACCTACTATGCGTTTTTATTTTGTTCATTCATATTATGTGATCTGCGATGACCCGACATGGGTAGGAGCAACTACAAAATATGGTATCGAATTTCATAGTGTAGTGGTAAATGACAATATTATGGGTGTGCAGTTTCATCCCGAAAAAAGCCATGGAGACGGCTTACACTTGCTGGAAAACTTCTTAAAATTATAA
- a CDS encoding flavin reductase: MITYDPKNLKVPDLHQLLLGAISPRPIAFASTINKNGNVNLAPFSFFNVFSANPPILVFSPARSGRTGATKNTFDNVKEIAEVVINIVNYKMVYPMSLASAEYPSEINEFEKAGFTPVASECIRPPRVKESPVQFECKVNQVIELGAGGGAGNLIVCEVLRFHINPAVLNKEGKIDPFKIDLVARMGGNWYCRAQGDALFEVEKPMNRLGIGIDQLPQSIAQSKVLTHNDLAQLADCDQLPDSHDVDQYKKHYLTTIPGTIEEMHKHAQMLIRQKKIKEAWLYLLACS; the protein is encoded by the coding sequence ATGATAACTTACGACCCTAAAAATTTAAAAGTTCCCGATTTACATCAATTGCTTTTAGGTGCCATTAGTCCCAGGCCGATTGCTTTTGCAAGCACCATAAATAAAAACGGCAATGTGAATTTGGCTCCTTTTAGTTTTTTCAATGTATTTAGTGCAAATCCACCGATATTGGTTTTTTCACCTGCACGAAGCGGGCGGACGGGTGCCACGAAAAACACGTTTGACAATGTAAAAGAAATAGCCGAAGTGGTTATTAATATTGTCAATTATAAGATGGTCTACCCAATGTCACTCGCATCGGCGGAATATCCGTCAGAAATCAACGAATTTGAAAAAGCGGGTTTCACCCCCGTGGCTTCTGAATGCATCAGACCTCCACGTGTAAAGGAAAGCCCTGTTCAATTTGAATGCAAAGTCAATCAAGTTATAGAATTGGGTGCAGGTGGAGGAGCAGGAAACTTGATTGTTTGCGAAGTTTTGCGTTTTCATATTAACCCTGCAGTGTTAAATAAAGAAGGTAAAATCGACCCGTTCAAAATTGACTTAGTAGCCCGAATGGGAGGCAATTGGTATTGCAGAGCGCAAGGTGATGCACTTTTTGAAGTTGAAAAACCAATGAACCGTTTGGGTATAGGCATAGACCAATTGCCCCAATCCATTGCTCAAAGCAAAGTGCTTACTCACAATGATCTGGCCCAATTAGCAGATTGTGACCAATTACCGGATTCTCATGATGTTGACCAATATAAAAAACATTATCTGACCACTATTCCCGGAACCATTGAAGAAATGCACAAACACGCCCAAATGCTCATTCGACAAAAGAAAATTAAAGAAGCTTGGTTATATTTGTTGGCTTGTAGTTAA